The window catgtatataattttataaaggaTAGATGATACATGACATTATCTAGATGgtacaaatatttttggtgTAGTGTTGTTGTTAAATGTGTTtgtgttaaaatttatatacgtatataaaaaaagaaaaaaaaaaaaaaaaggaacttTGTATCATTGACtggataaaaaacaaatggaaaattaaataaattttccagaCTTTGAATCAGCTGGAGTATCATCAGTCAATGGTCATCGTGTTAATGGAAATAATGATGATCATAATGTCAATCCATATGGAAATGCAAATGCTCCACCTTCAGAGCATActggaaataattattatccaccacaacaaccaccaccatcatcaaatTCTGGAGGAAATAATTTAGGCTATCCACCATTTCCATCAAATGGATATCCACAAAAACCACCAACACGTTCTGAAACTGATCTTGGCTATCCACCATATCCAACACAAAATCGTCAACCAGTTCAACCAGTTTATCCACCATCGCCAAATAATTATCCACCTTAtccaaattataataataataatcgtggAAGACCTTATAATTCTGGCTTTATTAATATGccaaatttatcaatgatttttataatcagcattattttcatcatcaattaacatttatttatttaactgcatgaattttgttaatttatttttttttttactattgtctattactaaaattatctattaaaaATTGGGATAATATAATTGCTAAAataagttgaatatttttaagataatcaaagtattaaaatatttattttttttttttgtacttaaatatatttatgaataacaaaataatatataatctttttattttgtatttacgAGTTATGTTAATTTGATCTTTTGATGACTTGTAAATTTATCTTTGAATTTCGTAATAGTTCATGTAAagtcatttgataaattttattccaagaaaaatatgttaaattatttaattagaaaaatatgaataaaaaaaaaataatatcatgtgatgatttaaaaataaaaacagctCCAGCAGCTAGAAGACCAGGTGGAAGACATAGAGTCGTTGTGCCAGTaccaaaaacaataatttcaacacCTCCACCAGTTCCTCCaagatcatcatcatttggTTTTGATGGTCGTCGTTATCCAGGAAATTCTAGAAATAcaattggtggtggtggaggaGGTCGTGGATCATCAATATGGAATGGCTGGGGTGGTGGAAGTGGTggtaatgattataaaaatggtGGTAAAAGTGGTGGAACAAAGCCAACAAATAATCACAGTAATGATCGAGGAAACTACTACAAAACTCATGTCTCAAGTGATTCTCGTGGCAACAAAGTTTGGACCTTCTCTGGTTGACCTTAAAATATCtcaaacaacaattttaattacaaaaaaaatacttaattaattaattaatgcatttataaaatacttattacttttttttttttttgtatacactATTTAGTATGTATTAATGAGgtcaaatttacaatattattcaggctataatttgatttatttatgtacATGAAGCAATaatgaaatgaaaagaaaaaaaaaaaacaagtgccATTAAAACAAAgtcaaattattgttaattaggattaatacaattattattatttttattaatgaatatttgatATGTCCTTGGAACTTTtactaatatatataatttttgtcatgaaaaaaaaaaagttaaaaaataaaattacactttatttgatataataatcattatttcattaattttatctaatgGGCAGCATGTTATtgtatagtttaaaaaaaaaaaatattgcatcgtgatagtatttttttcatggagaaaattttacagaaaataatgatgatacacATCGTCGTCCATCTGTTCCATCACTGGAAAATACTGGTATGCCTTCAGCTGGTGGTGGAAGTAGTGGCTATCCATCATATCCATCAAGCAGTTCAACTTCTCAGACAACTCCACAACCATCAGCACCTTATGAGCCACCTAGTAAATTACCAGCTTCAACTGGATCCAGTGGATATCCAGCTAGTTCAGGATACCCTGCTGGATCAGGATATCCAGTTAGCTCGGGATATCCTCCAgtatctaataataataataataacaataatagtcCTCAATATCCTCAGTATCCAACACGACAGACTGGATATCCTcttcaaaattcaaattatccACAGTATCCAAGTTATCAACAACCAGGCTATCAAGCACCATCTGGTTATCCACAATATCCTCAGTATCCTCAGTATCcacaaaatacaaataattatccaCAGTATCCACAGTATCCACAGCCTGGACAGTATCCACCTCCTCAACAGAAAAAACCaggtttttttgatgatttaaaaagtgCCGCCAAAAAATGGGCAACTGATTTAGTTGCTAAAACtcttattgaaaaagttacTGGTAAAAATTAACTCATCTAGACaagtgtaattttatttatttatttatataaataattttaacattttataaattttaaataaatatatatttttatcattagttatcataattttttttaccgactgacaagaaaaattataggACTTGATAATTGTACCGTTTGATGGTTCATTTCAGTGATAACCGgtttctgtttaaaaaaaattttagtgttGCTACTGGAGGTACCACAATTTGTACCATTATTaaaggatatttttatttttttttttataaatttttaatcaagtaTTTTGAATTGGATGGACATCACAACATCTTGTCACCTTTTTCAGGtgtttataaatcaaatataaataatatcttaattttaataatttacaatcgcagtttttttttgttttttttttattaattaaaacaatttttttctcgttgAAAATAAATCCACCTAAAgctttgagctttttttaattctccaCAATTATtcatacattaaaaataaaaaaagtcatcTAACAATTTATTCTCGTTACAacagatttattaaatttaatttattttgttgaatacaaattattcattcattatttttttataaaaaaaaaattgtaattaattatttcatgtaAAACTAGATAAAACACATCAcattaacataaatatatttttcttaaaattaaataatacgtaaatataaatatatctctTTCTTGCGccttattatctatttttaaaaaatgattttgatttttttgccAACGCATTTGATGTATGATTCATTGAAGTCTGAAAAACATTTGGAGACTCAACATTCACGTCATACGAATACCAAGTatcataaattacaaattttataattcaatattaggTATTATCAATGGCAAGCAAATTTTCATACGACAATTCATCTTGTATCAATTTAGCCAATCTTTTCATTgcctgaaattaaaaatacaagttaataaaaaatccatgctgatgttgataataaaatttaaataaaaaaacacataccAATTCCATTTCTTCATAATTGATACGAGAAAAGCTAGCTCGTATGGCATTTGATGACattgatgaatcaattaaaaatgctGCCCCAGGTGTCATCAGTATTCCATGTTTGATTCCCCGTTTCATCAGCATGTTCCAGGTGTCCTTGATTCCTCTGACTTTGATCCATAAAAACATTCCAGCTTCTGGTTTTTCAAAATCAGCAAGATCTAGCAAAAACAACATTGACaaattagtttttatatttatcatatcgATTAATGAGATTAATTACctttcaaatattttgtaGCAATTTCAGACATTCGATCACGTCTTTCTTTGTAAAATGATCTGATGAAGCGATAGTGTTCCATCATGCCGTTGTAGCCCCATATTTTCAGACATTTGTAGAGTATAACCTGAAGATTATTATTGTATGATTAATGttggataattataaataattaaatatgtgaGATAATAATTACCTGTGACAATGTTGTTGCATGTAAATGACTGCTTTGTATGTGAAGTTCCATACTGGCAATGAGGGGGGCTGCAGCTGTGACTAATCCAATTCTCAAACCACTACTAAGTACTTTTGAAAATGAATCTAATCGAATAACTCTGCCTTCTGTGTCTAAAGTTAAAAAACTCGTTGGTTCTTCCtgaatgaaaaacaaaatgatcCAATTAAATTCgtgctttctttttttataaatttatttattattacctgagtaaaatacataaaatgatAAGGATCATCATCGAGTATAAGAAAATCATAATCACAtgcaatttgataaatttttcttcgTCTATCTGTTGGCATAAGTGATCCAGTTGGGTTTGCTCCAGTTGCATTAATATACAAAAGTTttggcattttttttccttcaatatCACGTTTCTCAAGTATCTGACGAAGTTTATCTGGTACTATTCCCAGTTTGTCTTGTGGTACTGGTATTATTTCAGCTTGATGAGGAGCTaactgtaaatttttaattaaaaattatttggtaaattaattaaaagttgtttaaataataattgtgacaAATTGTGCTTGATTATGATTTATAGATAAGGCTcgcatataaatatttacattattttttttgggattattaaaacaaaactgacctcatttatttttcactgatgcgttaattaattttttatctgttgtACTAATGAGCTTTATGCTTTATTTACTTTGATATcttgtcaaaattattttttatatagatattattttatcacgtgttaaatatataatgtctATCAAGCTCATCAAGAgctttatatatgtatatgtattttaatgttgacattgttatgtatataaaatttatgaaaaaataaaaaaatgaaaaaaaaaaaaaacttacaacAATTGTGACACCAGGATAGACAGGATCTTGAACGAGAATTGGATCACCAGGTGCAATTATTGCTTCAAGTGCTTTACTCAAACCATCTTGACTTCCTGATACGACAATTATTTCTCTGTTGTCCCAAGTTGGTGGATTATGTACTCGTTTTTGATATTCCCTCATTGCCTGATgatgcaaaaatttaatttatcatttctcaacaatgcaataaataaattgacgattatatttatcaattaaagcTATTTATACCTGTAAAAGTGGTGGATAACCTTGACTTGGAATATATTGTAGAGCTGCACCAAGTTCATCACCCTCAAGTACAAAACTTGCACCACCAGTTAATTTAACAGTTATTTCAGTGATTGGAAAAGTTTCCTCATTTGGCATTCCTTCGGCTAATGAAATTACATTATGTGGCATtgaatatgatatttttgctgaaattaaaaacaatttaataatcaaatattgtttttaattaaattttaatttattattataataattaataattactcaaTTCTCGTGTGGCTGATGGCCTTCGACgttttgatgttgttgttttaaattttgtataatcaatattaaattttgctgaatatttattattcatttttaattattttattgttgataatattttttaaattatttttattgttaatattaaaatatataatattatttgagtgataaattaaattctttttttttttttttttcaaataatataattaatttattgttattaaaaaatgaacaaacaaatattCCTGCAGATAGTTGTGACTCGTTTGAAGTCGCTAACAAGACTGGCTACTTTGGCAAATTACAAGCCGACTTTTATATGAAGAACGACGTTATAGAGGATAAACATTGCATCAGATAAtttgttaatgaattttatattaacttgAATATGTTACTTTACTTCCTTGAGCAAATTTATTCATCACGCCTCGATAGATAACATGTGttaccaataataatagtaataacaatgctaatatttttttggctgcatttaaatttacttcaatataatttttttatttttatttatataatctaCAACATAGgcgaattttttatttttctaaaatttttgtctaccgtttttatctattatttttagaagCATCATTATGGATACATGCCTCGGGGAATCatcacaaaatattatttatttaaaacgtataaaaaaaaaaaacaacataaacgtagaaaaaaattttataacatctaaaaatcttgaaataaataaaaatatttaattcgttttaaaattttttttttatcacactttttaaattttatttgacaacaggataattaaaaatagaaatagatTTATCGATAAACtgttattttctaaaaaattatttaaacattgagtaaatatttataaattgaataaaaaaaaaatatgatatctGGATTTTTAGttgtataaacaataatattaagattatatttgaatataaattttgcaactgacaattaattaattatttacaagctgcgtatataattatatcatgatgtaattttaattgataattacgatgattgtaaataaataaataaatgatacgTCAatgaatgatgaaaaatacattaaagttaatttaaaaattgataaaaaaattattgaaaaatattattaacaaaatatgaaaattatcaacaaataaataaacaattattcaaGGTATTATctatttgttgaaaaacaactaaattgatttattatgaattatttatgtagGTGTTTGTAATAAtcatcacaaaaaataaatattgataatgtaatttttaatatatttttttttattcgttgatAGTATGTTTAACAaatagttaatttataatcgaCATAATACATCATAAATATACAGCCAGAGTTGACCCCTTAATATAACAACTGATGACCCGAGTCTGATGCAATTTTAAGACGAGATTTTTGATTCAAGCACGTGACGTTTTATTCAGATAAACgaaatgtatgaaaaaaaaaaaaattataattttttgtcaaaataaattaatattatcattatatttgttgtttttttttttaaatgaatttgataaatttacgataagaaataatttagcaaaattaaaatgtcaaatatttctgtatgttttaatttatcatttaaaaattgttgattgtaaaatgaaaataaaaaaaaaattatttatctcatTCCAGTAGTTGAAatgatatttgtttaaaatgtttttttttttttaaatattgaaataaatttaccggattgatattgaaaaataaaaacatatacatTTTCAACAACAAGTGTTGgggaaataataaatgagaTAGATAAGACAgtgttataatttatacacAAAGAGaatgataatgttaaaaaataaattttatcatttacttGCTTTAATAAATGTCAATTTACATTATGATTAtaaatcacaatttttttttttttatttataaatataaaagcacATTAATAACAGTCAATGTAGAATAGAAAAACAATATCAttagctaaaaataaaaacacatttgatataaacaataaattaatagtcgcatgatttttttaaaattaaatacggatatttaaatttattctttgaactatgataatatatttaacacgTGATGAGTCATGATGACACTTAaagtcatttaaattaaatgacattgAGTCACTgatgacatttaaaatatattccaaGTCAAGATTATCCACCACTATTACAGGTATAAATAgctttaattgataaaaataatcgccaatttatttattgcattGTTGAGATATGATAGATTAAATTTTTGCATCATCAGGC is drawn from Aphidius gifuensis isolate YNYX2018 linkage group LG3, ASM1490517v1, whole genome shotgun sequence and contains these coding sequences:
- the LOC122853423 gene encoding kynurenine/alpha-aminoadipate aminotransferase, mitochondrial-like — its product is MNNKYSAKFNIDYTKFKTTTSKRRRPSATRELTKISYSMPHNVISLAEGMPNEETFPITEITVKLTGGASFVLEGDELGAALQYIPSQGYPPLLQAMREYQKRVHNPPTWDNREIIVVSGSQDGLSKALEAIIAPGDPILVQDPVYPGVTIVLAPHQAEIIPVPQDKLGIVPDKLRQILEKRDIEGKKMPKLLYINATGANPTGSLMPTDRRRKIYQIACDYDFLILDDDPYHFMYFTQEEPTSFLTLDTEGRVIRLDSFSKVLSSGLRIGLVTAAAPLIASMELHIQSSHLHATTLSQVILYKCLKIWGYNGMMEHYRFIRSFYKERRDRMSEIATKYLKDLADFEKPEAGMFLWIKVRGIKDTWNMLMKRGIKHGILMTPGAAFLIDSSMSSNAIRASFSRINYEEMELAMKRLAKLIQDELSYENLLAIDNT
- the LOC122853425 gene encoding protein lifeguard 1 isoform X1 — its product is MEKIPWTSIAGILFLCLSIADGYSKYGRSCNDIGCRSNEECVMAEDPCTYHRPSTECGKYPKCSVKNGGGASCRTMQCPLGKYCKTVDGQPTCADTSSQLENNDDTHRRPSVPSLENTGMPSAGGGSSGYPSYPSSSSTSQTTPQPSAPYEPPSKLPASTGSSGYPASSGYPAGSGYPVSSGYPPVSNNNNNNNNSPQYPQYPTRQTGYPLQNSNYPQYPSYQQPGYQAPSGYPQYPQYPQYPQNTNNYPQYPQYPQPGQYPPPQQKKPGFFDDLKSAAKKWATDLVAKTLIEKVTGKN
- the LOC122853425 gene encoding bile salt-activated lipase isoform X2, with translation MEKIPWTSIAGILFLCLSIADGYSKYGRSCNDIGCRSNEECVMAEDPCTYHRPSTECGKYPKCSVKNGGGASCRTMQCPLGKYCKTVDGQPTCADTSSQLDFESAGVSSVNGHRVNGNNDDHNVNPYGNANAPPSEHTGNNYYPPQQPPPSSNSGGNNLGYPPFPSNGYPQKPPTRSETDLGYPPYPTQNRQPVQPVYPPSPNNYPPYPNYNNNNRGRPYNSGFINMPNLSMIFIISIIFIIN